AAGCAAAATAGTTGTTGTGGCTCCACTTGACACACATATAATGTATTTGAGCAAAATAATTGTTATGGCTCCATTTGATACACCAATACAATGACAAAGTTAATTCTTTCAATCCTTTATGTCACAACACTATTTGATACTAATTTAATAAGATTAGAATCTCATTTAACTCTCACCACCTAAACTTTATTCTCTATGTTAGGATGACTTCATAATCAAGATTCTTATTTAATACATATCCTTACATTAGACAATGCAACAATTCTTCTTAAAATTAATCACATTCTTACAACACAAGTTAACCATACTTTTCAATCATAATTTCaatctaaaataagaaaatcatCACTATATACCCTAACATTAGACAATTCAACAATTCTCTTTAGAATTAATAACATTCATATAACACAAGTTAATCATACTTTTCAGTCAAAATATCAATCTAAAATCAGGAAACCATCAACATTAAAATCTCATTCTTTCCTTCTCATTCATTCTcatcaaattaagaaaaagtttttagAGAAATCTCTAACTCAAAAAATTCACGAAATTTATCATCATTCCTTTCCATGTTTTACTATATTCTAACATTTAAAACCACACTTAATTTAATCAAGATTATAACATCTCATTAACTATCACAAACTCCTTCAACACCATCCTGTCTTGCAACAAGTTTCGTCCAACAAAAAAAGAGTAtactacaaaaacaaaacagaaaactatGGCTAATTGGTGCTCAATGCTACTTTACATGCATCCAATGATACTAGTCAACAACCAATGACTCAAGCCTAACACCTAACGCTTAGGTCATTAGAGCTTCTAAGAATTAATTTTCGAAATAATGCCTAATAGTTGAGGCCTAACACTCACAATGCTCAATGTCTCTAAAACTTTCGGGAATTGAAATTCCATGTAACACCTAATAATATCTATGTAGTAcccaataataattaatgtctTTGAAGCtcactaaaattaaatttactagTAATATATAGTTACTATAAGACATCTTTCAATGTAAAATACTAAAACTTAATTCGCATTTCAGATTGATCAATTAAGTTTATAAGAACTATTTTACTTTCCTTTAATGAAAATCTTCCTTACCTCTCTCATACATACattctctctcacacacacacacaaactctctctctctctctctatatatatatatatatatatatatatatatatatatatatatatatatatatatattatctttattttatatttatcttttatctttagtttgtttgttattatttcttttttgtattttgggtttgacccatatatttcttctattataaatagaggaccctatgtatatattcaatacaaaggagattaatctcatatatagtttttcactatattcagcatggtatcagagtcagattcttttgagaaaaaaaattcttgttgTCTTTAGCACTAAACTCGTCGCTGCCGGCGACGATGTCATCTACCGCTGTCGATGACGCCATTGTTTACCGTTGTCATTATTAAAGTTCAAGTTTTGATCGATGATCACATGGTTTTAAGCATCTCAGACAAGCGACCACCATGTCATCAACGACGCCTTCATCGGAGCTCCTAGCGCTCCGGCGCCTTTTGAAGGTATGTATTTGCTCTCTTTTTCGTCGTGCATGATGGCATGTCTAATAGCAACTCAGAGCGTTGAGGTCGCTCATTTTCCTCTTTCAGGTTCATCGTGCGTTGTCACACATCTCATCTCCTCTCAAGCAACTATTCAGAGCATCGAGGttgttctttttccttttttcaagtgtcttgattggagaatttcagatttttttatggtttctcTCATTTGTTCATCCGTGGCTTCTTCTGCTAGTATTTCTTCTGACCTCACTTTTTTGTCACCATTGCATATGACTcatccatatatgtttttttcccagggaaaagatggtttttgttagtttatttatagttgtggtggctctccaacaattacctctttatccactAGTAGCATTTCTCAAAggcgatttgcaagaagagatttacatggagcaacctcccaaaTTTCGTTTATTAtatgtcgtcttgcaaatcattaggAAGTTGGTGTCACTCGAGTGCAGAGCAGATATTCTCATTAAGtctttatgaattatattagtaacaaactTGGTACATACGCTTTGTATGCactagcttgagggggagtgttagatatattatctttattttatatgtatcttttatctttagtttgtttgttattatttcttatttatattttggatttgatccatatttcttctattataaataaaggacgcTATGTGTATATTCAGAAATTAAtcccatatataattttttattatattcaacaaaataaataaataaataaatatatatatatatatatatatattatttttattttttttctactgtcaaagaaataaaatattaattagagtaagaattttatataaaattattgtattaaaagaagaaaaagcagataaaaatttcttaaaaagtaatgaaataataagattaaaaacGTAAATTAAGATTTCAAatgtttacaaatattttaagaagAATATTAATGCACCGTATTAAATACCACATCATTTTCCCAAATGCCTTGAAAGATGGTTATAAATGATGCAGGCAGCaataaaaagagttaaataagttttttgtCCCTAAAGTATTAgggatttttggttttagtccctactcaaaacattgatgacatttaatccttttagtattaaaacatgtaaaattagTTCCTAAAAATGGACAGCGTTAACTTTTTATTGACCTGGCAAACGATGATGACACGTCTTCTTCCACCATCAGTTTAACTATCTGCCACTGTTCTATATTTTGGAACGAGATTAAGTGATTTGGAAGTGTATTGGTGAATGAAATCAGATTCTAAATCAGGGCAAAGTGTGTTTTTTTGAATTGGGGAAAGTAGTTTCTTAACCCAGGATCAACCATCGAAGAGGCAAAGAAGGAAATCACCCgcataaaggagaaaaaaggCGTTGTTTTAGTGCTGGTGACGTTTCAAGCATCTTCAAGCGCCACGATTTGAGGGTTCTTCGTTGCGATTAGGGTTTATGAATTTGGGGTTTTCTGTGCTGTGATTTTTGGGTCTCTCCCTTTAAGAAGCTGCGCCCACGGGATTCAAGATTTGCCACAAAGAATAAGACCACAGCAAGTGAGAGAATTACGTTTAGGCCGCCACTGGTTATGATATTTTTTGGTCCATTCAGATGTTTAGAGAGCTTCAATAGAGCGGAGATTGCGTTCTCTTGAGTGGGTTTATCGTTAGACGCAGATGCTAAAAGTTCTAGTAGAGGAGGCACTGCTCCCACTTCAATCAAATAAGACCTATAGAAAATGCCAGTTCTGGCAAGCACGCGAATCTCGTAAGCAGACTTTTGCTACTGTTCATGCGTTCCGAACGCCAACCTCCGCGTCAGGAACCACGCCAGGAATTGCACGGCGAGCGTTGCGGCGGGACTACCTGCGATGATGTTGCGGTTACGGTTAGATGGGCTGTTGACTGAAATGTCGTTGTCGACGCAGAACTGTTGGATGAGCCTCTTGAGAGTTGTATTGGGAACCAATTCTGTGTTGGTTAGCTTCTCCCCTCTTTTGGAACACGTGGTGTTTCCAGCTTTGAGCCATTTCTTTAGGGCAAGGAACCTTTGCAAAggtaattgattttttaaaattggattGGTTGATCAGATTAAGCGTGAAGTTTCAGTGATAAGAttaatcaaaaaagaaaaacattaagtTCCAGATTGATGAAactgaaaagaagaaaaagggtgaGAAAATGGAGGAGAGAAGAACGGGAGATGAACAGATAAGAGGAAGTGATGTGGTAGACAGAGAACATTACTGAAAGAAAGACGTGGCAAGTCCGTTAGTGAAAGTTAACTGCGTCCATTTTTAGGgattaattttacatattttaatactaaaaggATTAAATGCTATCAATGTTTTGAgtagagactaaaaccaaaaagcCCTAATATTttagggacgaaaaacatatttaaccccaaTAAAAATGACACTTGTAATCTCCAATGCACTTTATAAagtattttcaataaaaataccTTTAAGGTATataataaaaccattttttaagtatattaatatatttttgctaacaatgaataaaaacattaattaaagtaaataaagtgaaaatattataaaattatattattagaagaaaagtagatataaattcttaaaaataaaatactatagtAATCCTcctagaaaataaattaaaacttcatATTTGACTTCCATTAAAAAGTTATTCAATATCAATATTATGAAGAGAAAAACTcgtgttaataaatattttaagaaaaacatttaatacaCCATATTAAATACTGTATTGTTTTGAGCAAACTGCCTTAAAAGatggttataaaaatatataggaAATAATAAGATGACGCTTGTAATAAATGTGTTGACGACGTCATTAATTAACTCATAATTAATTGTACTATTTAATAAAGCTTACGCAAGCTTATTGGCACTAATTAATTACACTATTTAACTTAATCCGATTTgtggaaaagagaaagaaagatccAACTCAGCACGAAAATCCCATGACTTTCCTAAACCACTCTTCTTCAACAACATAACGACATAAATgctcaatttattaatttttttttctcattctttaAATCTCTGCAAGCTCTCTTCTGCCAAtgctcttcttcttcctctcataCCTCAAAACCCCAAACCTAAAACCCTAGCGAGACATAGCCATGTCTGACGTCTTCTGCACCGACTGCAAGAGGCAGACGGAGGTCGTCTTCGACCACTCGGCGGGGGACACCGTCTGCTCCGAGTGCGGTCTTGTCTTGGAGTCTCACTCCATCGACGAAACCTCCGAGTGGCGAACCTTCGCCAACGAGTCCGGCGACAACGACCCCGTGCGTGTTGGCGGGCCCACCAACCCGCTTCTCACTGACGGCGGCCTCTCCACCGTCATCGCCAGGCCGAACGGCGCCTCCGGCGAGTTCCTCTCCTCCTCACTCGGCCGCTGGCAGAATCGCGGCTCCAACCCCGACCGCGGACTCATCGTCGCCTTCAAAAGCATCGCCACCATGTCCGATAGGTCACGCACTAcgcattatttatttatttgtttaaattagttGAGAATGGTTGTTTTGTCGTATATGCTGACGTGGCTGGCGGTGGAATTTCAGGTTGGGACTTGTTGCAACTATCAAGGTATTACACATTATGttcttgataactttttttagtaGCTATAAACCGTTACCTTTCTTAAACCTTGATCAAGAATGCGGTTGAATGAGGATTTTAACAATGTCTGAATGTAAAATATTCCGGTTGAAAGGAGTTAAATCCAATTTTTGCTGAATTGTGAAGCAACTTGTTTGGATTTCTTGTTGTGGAGGTGCCATGGCGGGCATTCCTTCAGAAATCATTCACCACGGCATTTGCAATGGCGGCCATGGGACCGCCATTGAACAAGGTTCTCGGTAGTTTATTCATAATGGAACACTTCACTGATTGTTGGAATTCGTTTGTGGCGATGCACTGTATTTCCATTTAAGGGAACGGGACTCAAGGTCACAACCGTCTTCAAATTTTTGGAAactttttaatcataaaaattggACTCTTTATCCGTTAAAAATAACAgcacaattttaacatttgaaagtattactatatatatatatagatatattttttttttcacaaaataatgcaaaagtTGTGAACTTCTACAATTTGGAAGCCCTTTACATCTCTCGGGCCAGAATCCAGTCTTGAAAGGTCCCACCTGCATGGGAGACATGTTCGGTTAGAATAAGAAAAGTGACGGTTACTCCTAATTTAGTCGACTTCAAATTCCTGACTTCAACAAAAGGTTAAATGCTGGacaattgtttaatttatgGAATTAAATGTGAACAGAGCATTTTACGGAATATCAATTGAAATTCCCTATAAATTAGGTTACTCTCATTGAAACACGTATAAAAGTTTCTTCTGAAAATGTATACGAATGTAGTAAAGTTTGTCCCAGTTCACGATGTTTCGAGATGGTGAGACAAGCATGAAATTACGAGTGGTGATTTCATTTTTACTGAAAGTAAGAGGGTCGAGCCATGTTTATTAATGGCAACCAATTACGTTGAACTTGTCAGAACAATGTTTATATTCTTTGCTTTATATTAACTGCTCCTTGAAGCagttattagtttattttgagttaaacattgaattttatggaaaattagtttttgttcCCCTCTTATGTTCTATTTTGCATTTGATTTGAAGGATCGGGCTAATGAGATATATAAAGGAGTTGAAGACCAGAAGTCTAGTAGAGGAAGAAATCAGGATGCATTATTGGCTGCTTGCCTCTACATTGCTTGTCGACAAGAGGACAAACCTCGCACTGTAAAGGGTGCAACCTCATGTTTCTTTTGACCTTTGATGCTTCCTGATTTATCTTTTCCTAAAGTTACCTTACATGAACCTATGGATTTGAAATAGAAATTTGCTCTGTTGCCAATGGAGCTTCCAAGAAGGACATTGGCCGAGCGAAAGAATACGTAGTGAAACAACTGGGTTTGGAGAAGGGCCAATCTGTAGAGATGGGAACAATACACGCTGGGGACTTTATGGTGAGGTTTTTTAATTGTTGATGGGTGCTTACGTTGCACGGCTAGCCAATTTAATCATTGGGTTAGCTgactaattaattttatgtttgttcCACTAACATTATTTCTCCTCAATCATTAGAGGCGTTTTTGTTCTAATCTCGGTATGAATAATCAAGCTGTTAAAGCCGCTCAGGAAGCTGTTCAGAAATCAGAAGAATTTGATATAaggtcaattttattttgtcttgtaTTTTCTTTAGAGAATGATATAGTTCAGTGTTAAGGTTAGCTGCCCGTCATGTTATTTACCTTTTGATACTATTACATTATTGTTGATTATGAATTCGATAAATACCTTGGTGTCGCTACTATGAGGAATTTCAGGTGGAAAAAGTTGGCAATACTGTGATAAAAATGAACCAACCACATTAGAATAAGATTAGCACTTTATAATTATACGTGCTCAAGGGTTACGAGACAGGACGGGGGATATGGTTAAGGGTAGTATGCAATAGCTTTGAATTTGAACTCTTTCTCCTTTAACTAGGCAAAGGATGAGTTGTGGGTCATGAACTAATGTTAGACATATATAGCCATGCTTTATTGTATTACACACTTGCGTGACTCAAAATTTGACTTTAAAGGACAAATCATTTGCGCTGTCCTCTCACCACTACTCGAATTTATTTTAGTGTTTATAGGTTTCTTCAGCCTGTTTGATTGCACCACGAATGCATTTccttttttcataattttctgaTTTATCTTGTGATAGATACTGATAGCATCTTTAATCTGCAGGAGAAGCCCCATATCAATTGCTGCAGCAGTTATATACATTATAACTCAGCTTTCTGATGATAAGAAACCTCTCAAAGGTCATTGCCACTTCTCCTAGGGTGAATGAAATAAGAACATATCGACTGGTTAAATTGTCTACTCTATTTCTTATGTGATAAATTTGGAATTAAATTCGATTTCAAATAAGTTTCTAAATGAGTATTCAAATGTATGAAGGTCTTAGTGATCATAAGAATTAGTGGCTGCGCTATTATGATATATTTGTATCTGACCTACTGTGTTAGTGCAGATATATCAGTTGCTACAGGAGTTGCAGAAGGAACCATTAGGAACTCGTACAAGGATCTTCATCCTTATGTATTCAAAATAATACCAAACTGGTATGCAAAGGAAGAGGATTTGAAGAACTTAAGCAGCccatagagaaaaaaaaattaacgacCACATTTAACGACTTAGTTGCCTTTGGAATGTTCTGTCCTTATGTACTGAACTGTTTTATACTTTTAACTCAATGAAAATGCctcttttttgttgttatttctaCTTCTGCGTggcattttatattatgtttggATGAGGGAGTTTAAAaggataattaatttatttgaagaatttaaaagttttttacactgaaatgacttttttttagataaagtaattaaaaagaaattgaaatttaagaaaatttgaaaagtatttcaattgataaaataaaaaaatttcaaataatctaaaataataaaagaaatatgaaatttcaCTCTTGTTTACTCTTTTTACTTTAGGTTGAGTTGAGTCGGTTAAAATTGAAAGTTCAATTGAGTTAATATAAGTAAAAggtttaatagttttaacttgGATTGAAGATAATGACGCTTTAGTGTAAAAACTAAATGATAATTTAGGCTCGTCGGGGTTAAAGGTGAAGACAGATTGGTCTAGATTGAAGTTCAAGTTAAGTAGGTTGGTTGAGGCCATAAGTCTTGATAGGTCGGCCAAGTTGAATGTAGAGATGAGATTGCTCAATATGATAGTCTAGACATGATAAATTAGGTTGAAGGATAAGACGATTCGACCCAGCTTGAAGGACGAGACAAGTTGGTCTGGGTTGAAGGATAAGACATTTCAGGTCAAGTTGATGGTCGAGTCGATTTAGTTCGGATTGAAGGTTGATCCAGGTTGAAGATCGACTTGATTCGGCCATTAAAAATAGATGTGTATAGGTCACTTTTACGTAATTTTCATGCTACACATTTCATGATGAGTCCATGTCATTTGGTTCTATCAACATTAATGATCATTATCAGGTTTAACCGTGATTGGTGCAATGAATACTTCTTTGAATACTACTTTGGTTATACATGTGGAGATAATAAATGGATACGACCTTTGGATATGCTCAAGgtatataatgataattttgagctcataatatatatatatatatatatatatatatatatatatatatcatgaaaGGTTTATTGTATAGAgactaataataattttaattttttgaagggaccaaattataattattgaaactaaagaaaattatttgtaaGAGGTTACATAAAGGGTCATGGTCCCCATCTATGAGCACAtgtattattttagtttctttctttttattcccGTGAGAAGAGAAAATCTAGAAAGAATTAAAGATGCTCTATAGAGGGAAGATCATATACCCAAGGTTTCTTATTAATTGTTCCCAATGTCTAATCCTTCAGGTACGCTTTTACTTTACTATTCTAAGGGATATTGAGAACTACattatttgaaaagatttatttgcttatgattattattaatttgtatgaATTATAAATCTAACAAACGGGTGATGCCCACTTAAAGTGACAATTCTAGTTTGGTTAAGAACATACCCTAACTTGACTAGAAAAAATACCACACTTAACCAATATATTCATGGACGATTTTACAGTTATTCTCATGATAATTGAGTCCCAATCTTTAATGAAAAAATCTAttacagaatttcaaacaaagTCTCTAGATAAGAATAACTCAGTCTATTGAGCTGGAGAACTTTAGGTCTAGGGAAAAACTATTTTAGGTAAAgggagtttatttatttttataagctCTATATATTaacttgttttatattttgtagattTGGTAGAACTAATTAGTTGTTTTACAATAACATTATTCTAGaattaaacttttgaaatagTTCCGATAAAGATAGTAGGGaatcttattaatttttataagttcAAAATCTTGATCCGTTGtatgatttatgattttgtaGAACTGAATTAGTTATTAGTTGTTTTATGAATTGTCGTACATCTAGTTGTTTGGTGTAATTTTTTGACTGAAATGATATTGATTGTGagaattatattaatatgaGTATTTCTAATAGAGCTCTCCGGCCCAATATGGGTTGGTGGAATCAATccaacctggctcatttattagcaagccagaaaaatttgaactcggCCCcacccatcacgggttggtgggtaaacagaTTAGCTCAATgtctcacttaattacaattttttaaataaaaaattacaaattttctataattcaaatctaaacaagtTTCACTCttggtgtttaattaattttgaaaatagaaaacttaaataattttttcaagtaaaaaaaataaaataattttttataaaattaaaattaatttttttggcttaacttgattttcttaaaaattctACCTCACGTCTGAATCCATCCAAAGATTTTCTTCAttgttaataatgttttataagTCTAAAGTtagcatatttaattaaatatatttttcattactttatttaattagttagACATTTTAAAAGACAAATGCCCacctttttctatttaattcgttagacattttaaaagacaatcttaataaaaaaaattgattgtttgaagttcaaattaaatgttaaatatgtttttgttttctaaaactttgatttgaaataattttatttatattttaaattttgataaattttgtttttaaacttaaaaataataaatacatatatttttaatctaacagtatcagtttttttaatgatattttagattaatatttaaattaaaatatattaaataatataaaaaataaattattcatctAAAATGAAGtttaacacataaaaaacaaaaaggtataacacaattgattttaaataaatcgaAAAAACGCAGTATCTTAAATTAATTCGTTTGTGTTGTGAAGAGGGAATGAAACAATGTACTTTTTTTTCAATGGTTTGGTTTTTGTGGTCATagttatgtatttatttatttttgttttcaaaataaattatggtgtttttattctattatttattatatatgaggTGAGCTTTAGTTGATATACacaaatattaagataataaaataaaaaatttcttgtattttaaacttttagcTATTTCGGTTaacaatttttcctttttcttttcatttatgtgagtatttattttaatccatAATGTTATTTACAAgcaaaaagtataatttatttgttaagaaAGACACGTGAGGTTTTGTTTTCTACATGATTTGTCAATTAATCTCAAGTCATTGTATAACAGTATTGACAAAGGACTCCTATGCACACATGAacaaatgagaaagaaaaaaagttaatatcgTTTCTGCGTATTTAATTGAAGAGACTTGATTAAGACAAATTTTATCACATT
The sequence above is drawn from the Vigna radiata var. radiata cultivar VC1973A chromosome 3, Vradiata_ver6, whole genome shotgun sequence genome and encodes:
- the LOC106757229 gene encoding transcription initiation factor IIB-2 — its product is MSDVFCTDCKRQTEVVFDHSAGDTVCSECGLVLESHSIDETSEWRTFANESGDNDPVRVGGPTNPLLTDGGLSTVIARPNGASGEFLSSSLGRWQNRGSNPDRGLIVAFKSIATMSDRLGLVATIKDRANEIYKGVEDQKSSRGRNQDALLAACLYIACRQEDKPRTVKEICSVANGASKKDIGRAKEYVVKQLGLEKGQSVEMGTIHAGDFMRRFCSNLGMNNQAVKAAQEAVQKSEEFDIRRSPISIAAAVIYIITQLSDDKKPLKDISVATGVAEGTIRNSYKDLHPYVFKIIPNWYAKEEDLKNLSSP